The DNA window TCATTGTTACTCCCGTGGGTTTTTCCCCGACGCAATTTACCCCACCGGGGACATTCCAAGGGGGGACATTCCTATCACTGGGTGGGGACACTCCTTTTATTCTCGTCGATAGAATCAGGAGTGTCCCCGGAGTGTCCCTGCCCAGCGCACCTTAGGTTCCGGGAAATCCCGGGACGATTCATCCCGTGCGGGAAAGCAACGTTTTCGTGAAAATTCGATCTAAAGGTATCGGAAGATGCCCATCGGCACGTTCCGGAGGAACCGCAGGCGATATCGAGGCCCGAAACGCGACCGGCAAGGAGATCCGATGCTGTCATTGGCCGAGACGATCGGGGAACGGATCCTCCTGGCGATCCGCAACATGGGGAGGATGACGATCTTCCTCTACGCCGCGGTCGCGACCCTTCCCTTTCCTCCTTACCGGGTCCGACGCATCGTGAAGCAGGTTCACTTCATCGGAGCGAAGTCCCTGTTCGTCATCGTCCTGACGGCCGCATTCACCGGGATGGTCCTCGGCCTCCAGGGATACTACACGCTGCGCAAATTCGGTTCGGAAGGCCTTTTGGGATCCGCGGTGGCCCTATCGCTCATCCGGGAACTGGGGCCGGTCCTGTCGGCGCTCATGGTGACCGGTCGGGCCGGCTCCGCCCTGACCGCGGAGATCGGGATCATGCGGATCGGCGAGCAGATCGAATCGCTGGAGTCGATGGGGATCGACCCGGTCAAGTTCCTCATCCCCCCCCGGCTTCTCGGGGCGATCGTGTCGGTGCCGCTCCTCACGGCGATATTCGACGTCGTCGGGATATTAGGAGGGTACGTGGTGGGGGTAAAGCTCCTCGGGGTGAACGCCGGCGTCTTCTTCGGACAGATGGAGGCCAGCGTGGAGTGGAATGACGTTGCGAACGGACTTATCAAATCGCTGTTCTTCGGACTGATCATCGCGTGGGTCTGCACGTTCAAGGGGTATTTTACCGGCAGGGGGGCGGAAGGGGTCAGCCAGTCGACCACGTCCGCCGTCGTCCTCTCCTCGGTACTGGTCCTGGTGGGCGACTACTTCCTGACCTCGGTGCTCCTGTGAGCGACCCATCCCCGATCTGCGAACCGTGCGGGCTCGAAACGCTTCCCGCGCCGGACGGGGAACCGGTCATCCGGCTGGTGAACGTCGAGAAGACCCTCGACGGGAAAAAGGTGCTGGACGGGGTGAACCTCGACATCCCCCGCCAGAGGATCACCGCGATCATCGGCCTGAGCGGGGCGGGTAAGAGTGTGATGCTCAAGCACATGATCGGGCTCATCCGGCCGGAACGCGGACAGGTCCTGGTCGACGGTGTGGACATCTCCCGTCTCTCCCGGGAGGAGCTTTACAAGGTTCGTCGCCGATTCGGGATGCTCTTCCAGGGGGGGGCGCTCTTCGACTCGCTTACCGTGTACGAGAACGTGGCGTTCCCGCTGCGGGAGAAGACGGAGCTGGGGGAGGGGGAGATCCGGGAGCGCGTCCTCTCGCGCCTGGCGCAGGTGGGGCTGGAGGGTGCCCAGGGAAAATTCCCCGACGAGCTGAGCGGGGGGATGGTCCGGAGGGTCGCCTTTGCCCGGGCAATGGTGACGGATCCGGAGATCATCCTGTTCGACGAGCCGACCACGGGTCTGGACCCCATCATCCGGAACTCGATCCTGAATCTTATCTGCCACACGTATCATCAGCACGGCTTTACGATGGTGATGATCAGCCATGATATCCCGGAGATCTTCCTGTGGAGCCACTACGTCGTGGTGCTCCACAACGGGAAGGTGGTCGAGGCGGCTCCTGC is part of the Candidatus Deferrimicrobiaceae bacterium genome and encodes:
- a CDS encoding MlaE family lipid ABC transporter permease subunit translates to MLSLAETIGERILLAIRNMGRMTIFLYAAVATLPFPPYRVRRIVKQVHFIGAKSLFVIVLTAAFTGMVLGLQGYYTLRKFGSEGLLGSAVALSLIRELGPVLSALMVTGRAGSALTAEIGIMRIGEQIESLESMGIDPVKFLIPPRLLGAIVSVPLLTAIFDVVGILGGYVVGVKLLGVNAGVFFGQMEASVEWNDVANGLIKSLFFGLIIAWVCTFKGYFTGRGAEGVSQSTTSAVVLSSVLVLVGDYFLTSVLL
- a CDS encoding ABC transporter ATP-binding protein, whose protein sequence is MSDPSPICEPCGLETLPAPDGEPVIRLVNVEKTLDGKKVLDGVNLDIPRQRITAIIGLSGAGKSVMLKHMIGLIRPERGQVLVDGVDISRLSREELYKVRRRFGMLFQGGALFDSLTVYENVAFPLREKTELGEGEIRERVLSRLAQVGLEGAQGKFPDELSGGMVRRVAFARAMVTDPEIILFDEPTTGLDPIIRNSILNLICHTYHQHGFTMVMISHDIPEIFLWSHYVVVLHNGKVVEAAPAAEVVHSVNPFVQQLIRGDITGPVHLM